A stretch of Miscanthus floridulus cultivar M001 chromosome 13, ASM1932011v1, whole genome shotgun sequence DNA encodes these proteins:
- the LOC136500392 gene encoding ADP-ribosylation factor 3, with amino-acid sequence MGIVFTRLFSSVFGNREARILVLGLDNAGKTTILYRLQMGEVVSTIPTIGFNVETVQYNNIKFQVWDLGGQTSIRPYWRCYFPNTQAIIYVVDSSDTDRLVTAKEEFHAILEEDELKGAVVLVYANKQDLPGALDDAAITESLELHKIKSRQWAIFKTSAIKGEGLFEGLDWLSNTLKSGSS; translated from the exons ATGGGCATCGTGTTCACGCGGCTCTTCTCGTCGGTCTTCGGCAACCGCGAGGCTCGCATCCTCGTCCTCGGCCTGGACAATGCCGGCAAGACCACCATACTCT ATAGGCTGCAGATGGGAGAGGTCGTCTCCACGATCCCAA CAATCGGGTTCAACGTGGAGACGGTGCAGTACAACAACATCAAGTTCCAAGTATGGGATCTCG GTGGTCAAACAAGCATCAG GCCATATTGGCGGTGCTACTTTCCAAACACCCAGGCTATCATATATGTTGTTGATTCAAGTGATACAGATAGGCTTGTAACAGCAAAAGAAGAATTCCATGCCATCCTTGAG GAGGACGAGCTTAAAGGTGCAGTTGTCCTTGTATATGCAAATAAGCAG GATCTTCCAGGCGCACTCGATGATGCtgccattacagagtcattagaACTGCACAAGATTAAGAGCCGCCAATGGGCGATTTTCAAAACATCTGCAATAAAAGGAGAGGGGCTCTTCGAAGGTTTGGACTG GCTCAGTAACACACTCAAATCTGGAAGCAGCTAA